Within the Gemmatimonadota bacterium genome, the region AAATCACGAGTGCAGCGCGTCAGCATCACAGTCCAACCTGTGCCGGGTAACGAGCCCGATGTGTTCGAGGTCGAATTTCACGGAAGTGACGGCTCACGTAGCTGTGGGCACGATCTGGAATTGCCCGCAGGCAAGTTGGGGATGTGGAAGATTACTGCCACCGCGTCAGAAACCATAACTGCCGGCGGCGGTTTTCTTTTTCAGCGGCACTCGTTTCTGTTCTCGCATCGGATTCAGGACTACAACCCAGAGGGACGTGATTTCGTCACTCTAAAAACCCAATGTGATGCGGCCTTACGCCTGGTCGTCAATTCAGAAAAGCAGTCCCACCGTCCGGGATTCGCCCAGGTGCTGGTCGATGAGGGTGAGATGAAAGCCGGTGATACCTTCACCATTCAGATTGGCGATTCGAGCTATGGAGGCGCGGGGAGTGCCGTTTATGACGGAACGACTCTGGGTCGGATTACCGGCGCCGTGGATCGGACAGGGGATGGCGTCTATCGGGAACTGGTCTGCAACCCTTGCAGGATTCACATCACATCCAATCCTGTGCCGGCGCTGCTTCGGCTTCTGGGCCCGTCGATCGTTACGCCCGATGAGGCCTTTGCACTGCATCTGATGGCCTTCGATGCAAGCCACAACATCTGCGAACAATTTGAGGGTCGAGTGACCTTCTCTGGTCCGATTTCAGCGGTTGAGGGGTTGCCCAAATCCATCTCGTTGGGCTCCAGTGACAGCGGGCTCGTGATTCTGGAAGACATTCGCATATCAGAACCCGGCCTTATCCGTCTGATCGCGGAAGACGAACGCCACGGTCTAAGGGCAGTGAGCAATCCCATCCTCTGCAAGGAACAGCACCACCACCGTCTCCTCTGGGGAGATCTCCATTGCCACGGATGGGGCGACATTAGCATGTCGCTACTGGACGATCCCACCTTCAAGATTCATCCTGAGCGGAGACACGAACAGTTGCGGAGAGTCGGCCGGCTGGACTTTGGGGCGCCGGGACCGGCCGTTCCGCCAATCCAGGAGGACCGACCGGAGCTGTGGCGTGCCTATCAGCAAGCCTATCGGAACAACGATGAGCCGGGGACTTACGTTCCTTTTCTTGCTTCAGAGGTTCACCCGAGACCTGGAGGGGATCGGAACGTGATCTACCGTGAATGGACTGAAAC harbors:
- a CDS encoding DUF3604 domain-containing protein, with product MPKSRVQRVSITVQPVPGNEPDVFEVEFHGSDGSRSCGHDLELPAGKLGMWKITATASETITAGGGFLFQRHSFLFSHRIQDYNPEGRDFVTLKTQCDAALRLVVNSEKQSHRPGFAQVLVDEGEMKAGDTFTIQIGDSSYGGAGSAVYDGTTLGRITGAVDRTGDGVYRELVCNPCRIHITSNPVPALLRLLGPSIVTPDEAFALHLMAFDASHNICEQFEGRVTFSGPISAVEGLPKSISLGSSDSGLVILEDIRISEPGLIRLIAEDERHGLRAVSNPILCKEQHHHRLLWGDLHCHGWGDISMSLLDDPTFKIHPERRHEQLRRVGRLDFGAPGPAVPPIQEDRPELWRAYQQAYRNNDEPGTYVPFLASEVHPRPGGDRNVIYREWTETYPPTFCTMDEVMAEFGDREDVILEAHIGGGPPQWYDYRPSHEPLLEVASGHGCFEWVLQWALRCGFRPAVIGSGDTHLATMGAPIAAKDYFGRWHNVGLNFRDTGYGNGPIAAVWAARCERNEIWKAIRDRRTFATTGARIILAVDVNGHTAGSEAKIAAPAEITICAHACAPVQRIDLIRNDRCLHSWHPDALDIDLTHTDEIPLREGAYYVRLRQIDGEYAWSTPIWTFCPDGSEQDDLPRWNAHEPLDLTSFRPNQAESYEADLYRYLEVEEEIDAFHDLTPFDVIEEVTGKCALFLGYFGIDRDPISIRWYFEFDMPKIHVDWGWRDFGLRPTPLRVEERILESDTSHQRLH